The following coding sequences lie in one Chloroflexota bacterium genomic window:
- a CDS encoding N-acetyltransferase — translation MLEKLIVRPETVDDFPAVREVADMAFQDDEESIADLIEALRSEPGYTPELSLVAEVDGAIVGHIMFTDARIETDSGAVPVKSLGPLAVHPDWQQKGIGTQLGKEGLEACRRLGHRIAVVIGHSTYYPRFGFQRGRPLGIEMSIGRLEQSRMIVELVPGALDGVRGMVYFSPLFGEE, via the coding sequence ATGCTAGAGAAACTGATTGTGCGGCCTGAGACCGTTGACGATTTCCCCGCTGTGAGGGAAGTCGCCGACATGGCGTTCCAAGACGACGAAGAGAGCATAGCCGACCTCATCGAGGCGCTCCGCAGCGAGCCGGGCTACACCCCCGAGCTGTCGCTGGTTGCCGAGGTGGACGGGGCGATCGTTGGTCACATTATGTTCACCGACGCGCGCATCGAGACGGATTCCGGCGCAGTGCCGGTAAAGTCGCTCGGGCCACTGGCAGTGCACCCCGACTGGCAGCAGAAGGGCATCGGGACGCAGCTTGGCAAAGAGGGGCTGGAGGCGTGCCGGCGGCTGGGGCACCGCATCGCTGTGGTCATCGGCCACTCGACGTACTACCCGCGCTTTGGCTTCCAGCGGGGACGACCCCTTGGCATCGAGATGTCGATCGGCCGGCTGGAGCAATCGCGCATGATTGTCGAACTTGTGCCCGGCGCGCTCGATGGCGTGCGGGGCATGGTCTATTTCTCGCCATTGTTTGGAGAGGAGTAG
- a CDS encoding N-acetyltransferase, which translates to MTSIVVRPEGPEDYPAIREALTLAFPDEDVAGLTELLRNEPGYTPDLALVAVAEGEVVGHILFSPVHVETSSGDVPALMLGPLGVVPAWQNQGIGTRLVWDGLDACRRLEHRILTVLGHPSYYPRFGFVLASAQGITMDYSGPDEGKMVMELAPGALDGVHGPLRWPAALDEV; encoded by the coding sequence ATGACTTCCATCGTCGTGAGGCCGGAGGGGCCTGAGGACTACCCCGCCATTCGTGAGGCGCTTACGCTGGCCTTTCCCGACGAGGACGTCGCGGGGCTCACGGAGCTGCTGCGCAACGAGCCCGGTTACACGCCGGATCTCGCCCTGGTTGCCGTAGCCGAGGGGGAGGTTGTCGGACACATTCTCTTCAGTCCTGTACACGTCGAAACGTCCTCCGGCGACGTGCCCGCGCTGATGCTGGGTCCGCTCGGCGTCGTGCCGGCATGGCAGAACCAGGGCATTGGGACACGCCTTGTTTGGGATGGCCTCGACGCCTGCCGGAGGCTGGAACATCGCATTCTGACGGTGCTTGGGCACCCCAGCTACTATCCACGCTTCGGGTTCGTTCTGGCGAGCGCGCAGGGCATCACCATGGACTACAGCGGACCGGACGAGGGCAAGATGGTCATGGAACTGGCTCCCGGCGCGCTGGATGGTGTTCATGGGCCTCTGCGATGGCCGGCGGCGCTCGATGAGGTGTAG